One Dysidea avara chromosome 7, odDysAvar1.4, whole genome shotgun sequence genomic region harbors:
- the LOC136261345 gene encoding uncharacterized protein encodes MKCLITAITFTVILGIVSGAPLLTCDKIKDVNQGKDNQDRYLVILKDPKSYQDAEYVMGIVDLYQWSLEMNAFNLHDTSVKSQLELLENVGLQGTLSKQALVLVCMDSRVESIIPDYPMIPEFTEGYGDVTEEDTVDCSKLILTEPYTGEDYSIVLKPRASTTDLYNIISRVEIEKLNDESLSFTYRYAKRRGKAITIIVTMNTKALELVCNEPKVKAIKPNYDTSVIN; translated from the exons ATGAAATGCttgatcactgcaatcactttCACAGTCATCTTGGGGATTGTATCAGGAGCCCCACTACTCACCTGTGATAAGATCAAAGATGTCAATCAAGGAAAGGACAATCAAGACAGATACCTGGTGATATTGAAAGACCCCAAAAGCTACCAGGATGCTGAATATGTGATGGGAATAGTAGATCTGTACCAGTGGTCTCTGGAAATGAATGCTTTCAATCTCCACGACACTTCAGTAAAAAGCCAGTTGGAGCTCCTTGAAAATGTAGGATTGCAAGGAACACTTTCAAAACAAGCACTAGTTTTG GTGTGTATGGATAGCAGAGTAGAGTCAATTATACCAGACTACCCAATGATACCAGAGTTTACTGAAGGTTATGGTGATGTCACAGAGGAAGATACTGTTGACTGCTCCAAACTTATTCTTACTGAACCATACACTGGTGAAGACTACTCTATTGTTCTCAAGCCCAGAGCATCTACCACTGATCTGTACAACATCATCAGTAGAGTAGAGATAGAGAAACTAAATGATGAATCTCTATCCTTTACGTATCGCTATGCAAAAAGAAGGGGAAAAGCAATTACAATAATTGTGACAATGAACACAAAAGCTCTTGAACTG GTATGTAACGAGCCAAAGGTGAAAGCCATCAAGCCAAACTATGATACATCTGTGATTAACTAG